In a genomic window of Helianthus annuus cultivar XRQ/B chromosome 10, HanXRQr2.0-SUNRISE, whole genome shotgun sequence:
- the LOC110885115 gene encoding uncharacterized protein LOC110885115 isoform X1 translates to MSQIFQAFPPLQILPLHCFNPISFDLILFPKPTLSSPVQIWKIPEDLRLEDTPNPNSNRDVICAYKVFTEVDSRPCSSEIGTLHPQRFIIVLTQHLVTQERSHARTHTEEPVLFSTHSYTSNCWQHCDR, encoded by the exons ATGTCCCAAATATTTCAAGCATTCCCTCCACTCCAAATTTTGCCTCTTCATTGTTTTAATCCTATCTCTTTCGATCTCATTCTCTTTCCGAAACCTACACTCAGCTCTCCTGTTCAAATCTGGAAGATACCAGAAGACCTTCGTCTAGAAGATACCCCAAACCCTAACTCAAACAGAGACGTCATTTGTGCCTATAAGGTGTTTACGGAGGTTGATAGCAGGCCATGTTCGTCGGAGATCGGAACCCTACATCCACAACG GTTCATCATTGTTTTAACCCAGCATTTGGTCACGCAAGAACGCAGCCACGCAAGAACGCACACCGAG GAACCCGTCTTGTTCAGTACTCATTCCTACACTTCGAACTGTTGGCAACATTGTGATCGGTGA
- the LOC110885115 gene encoding uncharacterized protein LOC110885115 isoform X2, with translation MFVGDRNPTSTTVHHCFNPAFGHARTQPRKNAHRVPNQLILVEGSQFGQILVRLGLGTRLVQYSFLHFELLATL, from the exons ATGTTCGTCGGAGATCGGAACCCTACATCCACAACG GTTCATCATTGTTTTAACCCAGCATTTGGTCACGCAAGAACGCAGCCACGCAAGAACGCACACCGAG TTCCAAACCAGCTTATTTTGGTCGAGGGTTCACAATTTGGTCAGATTTTGGTCCGATTGGGATTAG GAACCCGTCTTGTTCAGTACTCATTCCTACACTTCGAACTGTTGGCAACATTGTGA